Proteins co-encoded in one Nicotiana sylvestris chromosome 7, ASM39365v2, whole genome shotgun sequence genomic window:
- the LOC104243476 gene encoding protein DEEPER ROOTING 1-like: MKIYNWIQNKINGKQSTSKPNPVAVAHQKVHQPCKEEFSDWPNELLAIGTFGKNSIPKITGSLDQPDEKLTAEEVGQLNKELKHLIPPSAKGSNKDLDKFFDCLQKLEAENSENKESNFKRSNSLVCGRGQESAQLENTNNGISRKSVSYLLKKTFLCSDGFTLPPPYHLRDPVLPQSKFEKSRMEKILRAILHKKIYPQATSPRSTTRKRYLDNRCELESDSEDETSETVKNGNKWDKSDSDFIVLEI; the protein is encoded by the exons ATGAAG ATCTATAATTGGATTCAAAACAAGATTAATGGAAAGCAAAGCACCTCGAAGCCGAACCCAGTAGCAGTCGCTC ATCAAAAGGTGCATCAACCATGCAAAGAAGAATTCAGTGACTGGCCTAATGAACTGCTTGCTATTGGGACATTTGGCAAAAACAGTATTCCAAAAATTACTGGTAGTTTGGATCAACCAGATGAAAAACTTACAGCTGAAGAAGTTGGGCAGCTTAACAAAGAACTAAAACATCTAATTCCCCCTTCAGCCAAGGGATCAAATAAAGATCTTGACAAATTCTTTGACTGTCTCCAGAAATTAGAAGCTgaaaattcagaaaataaagagaGCAATTTCAAGCGGAGTAACAGTCTTGTTTGTGGTAGAGGACAAGAATCTGCTCAACTGGAAAACACAAACAATGGTATTAGCAGAAAATCTGTGTCTTATCTTCTCAAGAAGACATTTCTCTGCAGTGATGGATTCACACTCCCTCCCCCTTATCATTTGAGAGATCCAGTACTTCCACAgtcaaagtttgagaaatcaagAATGGAAAAG ATTTTGAGGGCCATATTACACAAAAAGATATATCCTCAAGCAACAAGTCCAAGGAGTACCACAAGAAAGAGATACTTAGACAATAGATGTGAGCTTGAGAGTGATAGTGAAGATGAAACATCTGAGACTGTGAAGAATGGAAATAAATGGGACAAATCAGATTCTGATT TCATTGTACTAGAGATTTGA